Proteins from a genomic interval of Xiphias gladius isolate SHS-SW01 ecotype Sanya breed wild chromosome 23, ASM1685928v1, whole genome shotgun sequence:
- the npas4a gene encoding neuronal PAS domain-containing protein 4A yields the protein MYRSTKGASKARRDQINAEIRNLKDLLPISDADKARLSYLHIMSLACMYTRKSVFFTQEAGTAAGLEESARFLSFHELSELMQALPGFLMLLTGEGKLLYLSDSVSEHLGHSMVDLVAQGDSVYDIIDASDHVIMRTNLSTSTSLEIDRLFRCRFNTSKSVRRQSAGNKLVLIRARCLSPPSTAPAAGSYWTSNPVWVCFCSPLEPHPSRSGPGAERELTSAPPLAEANLFLACFYSQHGRDMRLQTAQDSVSAYLGFDVTALRSRSWYSLLHPQDLSHASAQHRGLLREGGEGRAEMVVRVQAQDQSWVWLYMVLQLQPGEIPISSNNYIISESEAWSVRQQLSSEQTQLTLVLTAGTSQQESLSLQSPETLSSPDQVFTPGSSGLSAQSFDFSTAGCSVGSSDEPGSSAAEAMQLEGDPRSSISSLEEESFFQQHPTESPSAASSPTPVTVETVADLDFLTQNILLPPSFQLDPPLPALPLPLPPVPTSQAQQTKEFVCTPPYTPQVSGASFPFGEPLFSFDPTGTTTPPPSATTATATTSSAPSASSSAPPTTTSSPAPPTTLSTKLPLALPTPSTDLLFPVEPCSGSLYEKLPPTPDSPGDGNCTVMTLPEVRGPLYVDVPLGPLQCPPEGLLTPEASPGKQPSLSFFSLDREREKERAEISLLAQHISSLAEGFYLDPLLSKLSPPSMSPSSSPPSPFLSPAIETADVDSVHILREFYPIKAWRGLDIPIFLDDDDSLFEEGIIETLLQDDFAPPQSPGPSSPSPCTSPLPNPSSPTSPQTPVCWRQPSQFEGVGHFCSVQSAQCNSMAGCGATVAAEAGVKVEGEGLAEEAMEIEVVSSPVSSCSSIPASPPLILTASPSPATSMPIGSPTPAVSCTQSLLEELAVLEPMFGAGASIAPGLGQQPELYQLQCHPSPQCFHKDGSGSVPPF from the exons ATGTACCGCTCGACCAAAGGAGCATCCAAGGCTCGACGGGACCAGATCAACGCCGAGATCCGGAACCTCAAGGACTTGTTGCCCATATCCGATGCAGATAAAGCGCGGCTCTCCTACCTGCACATCATGTCGCTCGCCTGCATGTACACCAGGAAATCCGTCTTCTTCACCCAAG AAGCGGGAACTGCTGCCGGTCTCGAGGAGAGCGCGCGGTTTCTGTCTTTCCACGAACTGTCGGAGTTGATGCAGGCGCTGCCGGGCTTTCTGATGCTGCTGACCGGGGAAGGGAAGCTCCTGTACCTGTCGGACAGCGTCTCCGAGCACCTCGGACACTCAATG GTGGATCTTGTGGCACAGGGGGACAGTGTGTACGATATCATCGACGCCTCGGACCACGTTATCATGAGGACCAACCTGTCAACCTCCACATCACTTGAGATAG ACCGCCTCTTCCGCTGTCGTTTCAACACCTCCAAGTCCGTGCGGAGGCAGAGTGCTGGGAACAAGCTGGTTCTGATCCGGGCTCGCtgcctctctcccccctccaccGCTCCTGCCGCCGGGTCCTACTGGACCTCCAACCCGGTCTGGGTGTGTTTCTGCTCCCCTCTGGAGCCCCACCCGAGCCGCTCCGGCCCCGGGGCAGAGAGGGAGTTGACCTCCGCCCCTCCCCTGGCTGAGGCCAACTTATTCCTGGCCTGCTTCTACTCCCAGCATGGCCGGGACATGAGGCTACAGACAGCACAGGACAG TGTGAGCGCCTATCTTGGCTTTGATGTGACAGCTTTACGCTCTCGCTCCTGGTACAGCCTCCTCCACCCACAGGATCTGTCACATGCCTCCGCTCAGCACCGCGGCCTAT taagagaaggaggagagggcagAGCTGAAATGGTGGTGCGTGTGCAAGCTCAAGACCAGTCGTGGGTTTGGCTTTACATGGTACTACAGCTGCAGCCCGGAGAAATCCCCATCAGCAGCAACAACTATATCATCAG tgagtCTGAGGCTTGGTCAGTGCGtcagcagctcagctcagagCAGACCCAGCTGACCCTGGTCCTGACTGCTGGCACATCTCAGCAAGAGAGTCTCAGCCTCCAGTCCCCAGAAACACTATCCAGCCCAGACCAGGTCTTCACTCCAGGCAGCAGCGGCCTGTCCGCCCAGTCCTTTGACTTCAGCACCGCTGGCTGCAGCGTGGGCTCCTCTGACGAACCAGGGAGCTCTGCTGCTGAGGCCATGCAGCTGGAGGGTGACCCTCGCTCCAGTATCTCCTCTCTGGAGGAAGAAAGCTTCTTTCAGCAGCATCCCACTGAAAGCCCCTCAGCTGCCTCCTCCCCCACCCCAGTCACTGTTGAGACAGTAGCAGACTTAGACTTTTTAACCCAGAACATTCTCCTGCCACCTTCCTTCCAGCTCGACCCTCCGCTGCCAGCTCTCCCCCTGCCTCTCCCACCCGTCCCCACCTCACAAGCTCAGCAGACCAAAGAGTTTGTGTGCACACCTCCCTATACTCCCCAAGTTAGTGGGGCTAGCTTCCCGTTCGGTGAACCCCTCTTCAGCTTCGACCCCACCGGCACTACCACACCTCCGCCCTCTGCTACAACAGCCACGGCCACCACCTCCTCGGCCCCCTCGGCGTCCTCCTCTGCCCCACCAACTACCACATCCAGCCCTGCTCCCCCCACCACGCTCTCCACCAAGCTACCCCTCGCTCTACCCACCCCATCCACTGATCTCCTCTTCCCTGTCGAGCCCTGCAGCGGCTCCCTTTATGAGAAACTGCCCCCCACACCTGACAGCCCCGGAGACGGCAACTGTACAGTGATGACCCTTCCCGAGGTACGGGGTCCACTGTATGTAGATGTACCACTGGGGCCCCTCCAGTGTCCCCCCGAAGGCCTCCTCACCCCCGAGGCATCACCTGGTAAAcagccctctctctccttcttctctctggatagagagagggagaaggagagggcaGAAATCTCTCTCTTAGCTCAGCATATCAGCTCTTTGGCAGAGGGATTCTACCTGGATCCACTCTTGTCCAaactctctcctccctccatgtCACCCTcatcctcccctccctcccccttcctgTCTCCCGCCATAGAAACTGCTGATGTTGATTCAGTCCACATTCTTAGGGAGTTTTATCCCATCAAAGCATGGAGAGGTTTAGACATTCCCATCTTCCTAGATGATGATGACTCTCTGTTTGAAGAGGGCATCATAGAAACCCTCCTCCAAGATGACTTTGCTCCTCCTCAGTCCCCCGGCCCCTCTTCCCCCTCCCCATGCACCTCCCCTTTGCCCAATCCCTCCAGCCCAACCTCTCCTCAAACCCCAGTGTGCTGGCGCCAACCCTCCCAGTTTGAGGGAGTGGGCCACTTCTGTAGCGTCCAATCGGCGCAATGTAACTCTATGGCTGGGTGCGGGGCGACTGTGGCTGCTGAGGCCGGGGTAAAGGTGGAAGGGGAGGGGCTAGCGGAGGAAGCAATGGAGATCGAGGTGGTGTCATCTCCTGTATCCTCTTGCTCCTCCATCCCGGCTTCCCCTCCCCTCATCCTCACTGCCTCCCCCAGCCCCGCCACCTCCATGCCCATCGGCTCGCCCACGCCCGCCGTGTCTTGCACTCAGTCCCTCCTGGAGGAACTGGCCGTCCTGGAACCCATGTTTGGGGCAGGTGCCTCGATCGCCCCTGGCTTAGGGCAACAACCTGAGTTGTATCAACTCCAATGTCATCCATCGCCTCAGTGCTTCCACAAAG aTGGGAGTGGAAGTGTTCCTCCGTTCTAA